Proteins encoded in a region of the Haloglomus salinum genome:
- a CDS encoding YkgJ family cysteine cluster protein, which produces MQSLEADLAAARDLDTADLADAIETIGFECTRCGACCKAETCGSEDGAAADGDPEPHTATVFPDEVRELQAATAANDDFDREYDWRDAARPMPYGLHEGEDGPEGETFEWALATDACGDCTFYREADDGTGACSVHGSRPLICRTYPFSVVLNGDGDGDGNEDEGAELAQPMGAAVDREGAVRAHECEGLGRDISRADAEALAAALKERAVRELEEAIAVRDEYEPANVGGVVVHDSEGAKRPDGTPLDGAE; this is translated from the coding sequence GTGCAATCACTCGAGGCGGACCTGGCCGCCGCGCGCGACCTGGATACGGCCGACCTCGCGGACGCCATCGAGACCATCGGCTTCGAGTGCACCCGCTGTGGCGCCTGCTGCAAGGCCGAGACCTGCGGAAGCGAGGACGGGGCGGCGGCCGACGGTGACCCCGAGCCCCACACGGCGACCGTCTTCCCGGACGAGGTGCGCGAGTTGCAGGCCGCTACAGCCGCGAACGACGACTTCGACCGCGAGTACGACTGGCGCGACGCGGCCCGTCCCATGCCGTACGGCCTCCACGAGGGCGAGGACGGCCCCGAGGGCGAGACGTTCGAGTGGGCGCTCGCGACCGATGCGTGTGGGGACTGTACCTTCTACAGGGAGGCCGACGACGGCACCGGGGCCTGCAGCGTCCACGGCTCGCGCCCACTCATCTGCCGGACCTACCCGTTCAGTGTGGTACTGAACGGCGATGGCGATGGGGACGGGAACGAGGACGAGGGTGCCGAACTCGCCCAGCCGATGGGCGCGGCGGTCGACCGGGAAGGCGCGGTCCGGGCCCACGAGTGTGAGGGCCTCGGCCGCGATATCTCTCGGGCGGACGCAGAGGCGCTCGCGGCCGCGCTGAAAGAGCGCGCCGTCCGGGAACTGGAGGAGGCTATCGCCGTCCGCGACGAGTACGAACCCGCGAACGTCGGCGGCGTGGTTGTCCACGACTCCGAGGGCGCGAAGCGACCCGACGGGACGCCGCTCGATGGAGCCGAGTGA
- a CDS encoding NOB1 family endonuclease, whose translation MRVLDASAFMGDYHTDDDTATIPLVREELEDDASGYRFDALEGGGMRIHVPDGETVERVERAAKTTGDATELSRTDLRLLAAALELDATLVTDDYAMQNTADQLEVRIESIAQEGIDERRDWIYQCQGCGREYDDHRERCEICGSDLARKNPS comes from the coding sequence GTGCGAGTCCTCGACGCCTCCGCCTTCATGGGCGACTACCACACCGACGACGACACCGCGACCATCCCGCTCGTCCGCGAGGAACTCGAGGACGACGCCTCCGGCTACCGGTTCGATGCGCTGGAGGGCGGCGGGATGCGCATCCACGTGCCCGACGGCGAGACCGTCGAGCGCGTCGAGCGCGCCGCGAAGACGACCGGCGATGCGACGGAACTCTCCCGGACGGACCTCCGCCTGCTCGCCGCCGCGCTCGAACTCGACGCCACGCTCGTCACGGACGACTACGCCATGCAGAACACCGCCGACCAGCTGGAGGTCCGCATCGAGTCCATCGCCCAGGAGGGCATCGACGAGCGCCGCGACTGGATATACCAGTGCCAGGGCTGCGGCCGCGAGTACGACGACCACCGCGAGCGCTGTGAGATCTGTGGCAGCGACCTCGCGCGCAAGAACCCGTCCTGA
- a CDS encoding HU family DNA-binding protein, whose product MKRRELLGAGTGAALVGLSGCVATVANATTRTGSGPAATYLSGGQVPTTFDFGLPSVETTSITKAALTVSGSVAGLSGSVDIDGWFTTSQFRSKNYHSTRSNDPDSESASGSGDCNDHDDTVWDDCAVAAYLDGEAVIGEGFLLSLPNAKPPGGGEPMAEFTPDQLLDAVTAGDDSGGGGGSTSAAVKFKPGAELSDTVKLTAVGTPVRNVTVHKEIDKASPKIYDGLTTGGGGDGLPGQWQQARTLKGGTISQTILGAAVVSVGGVDGAAVDLPALLHMKRIRHGEDYLFVGGWVLDAGRIYSDAATLLVEAGPNEVVGLGDDEIGSADDALLTGRLTRERSRLGGLVYDGPATDDLLPFLPPALREGDGLERFGTASKRSARKGRNPQTGKEIKIPAKRVATTGTTVAAIQTRADRCGLESCGTVGEHAGARKSHIERAQSALEDGDDAAAREELLAVREIVAGDIEVLAGVEDRQAVGDLLGLERAVRRETALALDPLDRDVDGDGFDESDGEGNDVEETELAVEKIERGIAGDDDGDGIWDAIDGSAVAGAVSSDKLLIAGGVVGTAHTFELKEGRKGMNAVNVQRTRTAGGDADDPPQVRYWSVFGSGDDHRVVVMVVTDAEGRAMNKAELIDAIASEADITKADARRSLDAFIDTTTKLHAGIEKDQVKRGMVTGKAGPSGGAGGSVDPVVPLVDGPAGDDETPLNTTVVPLDAPLVHLTASTRALKKGDRVALVGFGSYAGE is encoded by the coding sequence ATGAAGCGACGTGAGTTACTCGGAGCCGGAACTGGGGCGGCGCTCGTCGGGTTGAGTGGCTGTGTCGCGACCGTCGCGAACGCGACGACGCGGACGGGGTCGGGACCCGCAGCCACGTACCTGTCGGGTGGGCAGGTCCCGACGACGTTCGACTTCGGTCTGCCCTCGGTCGAGACGACGAGCATCACGAAGGCGGCACTCACGGTATCGGGGAGTGTCGCGGGGCTCTCGGGTTCGGTCGACATCGACGGCTGGTTCACCACGAGTCAGTTCCGGTCGAAGAACTACCACTCGACGCGGAGCAACGACCCGGACAGCGAGAGTGCGTCGGGGAGCGGGGACTGCAACGACCACGACGACACGGTGTGGGACGACTGCGCCGTGGCCGCGTACCTCGACGGCGAGGCCGTCATCGGCGAGGGGTTCCTGCTCTCGCTCCCGAACGCGAAGCCGCCCGGTGGCGGAGAGCCGATGGCCGAGTTCACGCCCGACCAGTTGCTGGATGCGGTCACCGCCGGCGACGACAGCGGGGGCGGTGGTGGCTCGACATCGGCGGCGGTCAAGTTCAAGCCTGGAGCGGAACTCTCGGACACGGTCAAGCTGACCGCGGTCGGCACACCGGTCCGGAACGTCACGGTCCACAAGGAGATCGACAAGGCGTCACCGAAGATCTACGATGGCCTGACCACCGGGGGCGGGGGCGACGGGCTGCCTGGCCAGTGGCAGCAGGCGCGGACGCTCAAGGGCGGCACCATCTCCCAGACCATCCTCGGTGCCGCGGTCGTCTCGGTCGGTGGCGTTGACGGCGCGGCGGTCGACCTGCCCGCCCTCCTGCATATGAAGCGCATCCGGCACGGCGAGGACTACCTGTTCGTCGGCGGCTGGGTGCTCGACGCCGGGCGCATCTACAGCGACGCTGCCACCCTCCTGGTCGAAGCGGGTCCGAACGAGGTGGTTGGGCTCGGTGACGACGAGATCGGCAGCGCCGATGACGCGCTGCTCACTGGACGGCTCACTCGCGAGCGGAGCCGTCTCGGTGGTCTCGTCTACGATGGCCCCGCGACCGACGACCTCCTCCCGTTTCTTCCCCCTGCCCTCCGCGAGGGTGACGGGCTGGAGCGGTTCGGTACCGCCTCGAAACGGAGCGCCCGGAAGGGTCGGAACCCACAGACCGGCAAGGAGATCAAGATTCCGGCGAAGCGAGTCGCGACGACGGGAACCACCGTGGCCGCCATCCAGACACGGGCCGACCGCTGCGGACTGGAGTCGTGTGGGACCGTGGGCGAACACGCCGGTGCCCGGAAGAGCCACATCGAGCGCGCACAGTCGGCACTCGAGGACGGCGACGACGCGGCCGCCCGCGAGGAACTGCTGGCGGTCCGGGAGATCGTGGCGGGTGACATCGAGGTACTGGCCGGCGTCGAGGACCGCCAGGCGGTCGGCGACCTGCTCGGCCTGGAGCGGGCCGTCCGGCGCGAGACGGCCCTCGCGCTGGACCCGCTCGACCGGGACGTGGATGGCGACGGATTCGACGAGAGCGACGGCGAGGGGAACGATGTCGAGGAGACCGAACTGGCGGTCGAGAAGATAGAGCGTGGCATCGCCGGCGACGACGACGGCGACGGCATCTGGGACGCCATCGACGGGAGCGCCGTCGCGGGCGCGGTCTCGAGCGACAAGCTCCTGATTGCCGGCGGCGTGGTAGGGACGGCTCACACGTTCGAACTGAAGGAGGGCCGCAAGGGGATGAACGCCGTCAACGTCCAGCGGACGCGGACCGCTGGTGGTGACGCCGACGACCCGCCGCAGGTCCGGTACTGGAGCGTGTTCGGATCGGGCGATGACCACCGGGTCGTCGTGATGGTCGTCACCGACGCGGAGGGCCGAGCGATGAACAAGGCCGAACTGATCGACGCCATCGCGTCGGAGGCCGACATCACGAAGGCCGATGCCAGGCGGTCGCTCGACGCGTTCATCGACACGACTACCAAACTGCACGCGGGCATCGAGAAGGACCAGGTCAAGCGCGGGATGGTCACCGGGAAGGCAGGACCGAGTGGCGGTGCGGGCGGTTCCGTGGACCCCGTCGTCCCGCTCGTCGATGGGCCGGCCGGCGACGACGAGACACCCCTGAACACGACGGTCGTCCCGCTGGACGCGCCACTGGTCCACCTGACCGCATCGACGCGGGCACTGAAGAAGGGTGACCGGGTCGCGCTCGTCGGCTTCGGGAGCTACGCCGGGGAGTGA
- a CDS encoding sensor histidine kinase, which yields MSTLSKPSAESFDRLPLDGSELVATLGLVFVLSGVVFWSQSLLPTTETVPAALYELVMHVLFGTVILLLGIHIERSELVAEERREVILWCFSAFLFFFWLAVWSELDAVLAATMTRELVSNIVVFGSLGGAFGAIVGVNRGRATRNEILAERTEDQRETLELLTRLLRHDIRNDMQAVNAHAGFLAEEDLSEDGESSLGVIRQRSDAILRLLEDTSTLIETLGSDRELRPISLSTTVEQEAVSIRDEHPEVTVETDVPEDLQVVADGLLHQLFLNLLSNAVAHNDSDDLRIHVGAKRRQDLVHITVSDNGTGIPEAIRETCFELGEKGPGSQGDGLGLYLVSRLVDVYGGSVAVDDSPSGGAQFDITLEPAD from the coding sequence ATGAGTACGCTGTCGAAGCCGAGTGCCGAGTCGTTCGACCGGCTCCCGCTGGACGGGTCGGAGCTCGTCGCGACCCTGGGGCTGGTCTTCGTGCTGAGCGGCGTCGTCTTCTGGTCACAGTCCCTCCTCCCGACGACCGAGACCGTGCCGGCCGCCCTCTACGAGCTCGTGATGCACGTACTGTTCGGGACGGTCATCCTCCTGCTGGGCATCCACATCGAGCGGAGCGAACTCGTCGCGGAGGAGCGTCGCGAGGTCATCCTCTGGTGTTTCTCGGCGTTCCTCTTCTTCTTCTGGCTCGCGGTCTGGTCGGAGCTGGACGCCGTCCTCGCGGCGACGATGACCCGGGAACTGGTCAGCAACATCGTCGTCTTCGGCAGCCTCGGCGGCGCGTTCGGCGCTATCGTCGGCGTGAACCGCGGCCGCGCGACACGGAACGAGATACTGGCCGAACGGACCGAGGACCAACGCGAGACGCTCGAACTGCTGACGCGACTGCTCCGCCACGACATCCGCAACGACATGCAGGCCGTCAACGCCCACGCCGGCTTCCTCGCCGAGGAGGACCTCAGCGAGGACGGCGAGTCGTCGCTGGGCGTCATCAGGCAGCGGAGCGACGCCATCCTCCGACTGCTGGAGGACACCTCGACGCTCATCGAGACGCTCGGCTCCGACCGGGAGCTTCGCCCCATCTCGCTCTCGACTACCGTCGAGCAGGAGGCGGTCAGCATCCGCGACGAGCATCCCGAGGTCACCGTCGAGACCGACGTGCCCGAGGACCTGCAGGTCGTCGCCGACGGCCTGCTCCACCAGCTGTTCCTGAACCTCCTCTCGAACGCGGTCGCGCACAACGACTCCGACGACCTGCGGATCCACGTCGGGGCGAAGCGACGGCAGGACCTCGTCCACATCACGGTGAGCGACAACGGGACGGGCATCCCCGAGGCGATCCGCGAGACCTGTTTCGAACTCGGCGAGAAGGGACCGGGGAGTCAGGGCGACGGCCTCGGCCTCTACCTCGTCTCGCGGCTGGTGGATGTCTATGGTGGGTCGGTCGCGGTGGACGACTCGCCGAGCGGCGGCGCACAGTTCGACATCACACTCGAGCCCGCCGACTGA
- a CDS encoding CPBP family intramembrane glutamic endopeptidase has product MDELSGLSGASPEERLRSVGTGIGLTVAGFVTALVVLFAGVQALAAAGIPVREQPVLVVGLSIVLQGLGFGIAVAVYMALTKRFDLLKYRLPTLRDLGWAAGGLVALFIGYMAIALVVSQLGIETAQNAIVEQGRQNPQLVLYLIPLAILVVGPSEELLFRGAIQGVLRRAYAPIPAIVIASSLFGVAHVFALSGSGTGVLVYIAVTFVLGCILGFVYERTDNLVVPALIHGVYNAILFSLLYVQVSGGV; this is encoded by the coding sequence ATGGACGAACTGAGCGGACTGAGCGGTGCCAGCCCGGAGGAGCGGCTCCGGAGCGTCGGCACCGGTATCGGCCTCACCGTGGCCGGCTTCGTCACGGCCCTGGTGGTGCTGTTCGCCGGCGTGCAGGCGCTCGCCGCTGCGGGCATCCCCGTCCGGGAACAGCCCGTCCTCGTCGTCGGGCTGAGCATCGTCCTCCAGGGACTCGGGTTCGGTATCGCGGTCGCGGTCTACATGGCGCTCACGAAGCGATTCGACCTCCTGAAGTACCGGCTCCCGACGCTCCGGGACCTCGGCTGGGCAGCCGGTGGGCTGGTCGCGCTGTTCATCGGTTACATGGCCATCGCGCTCGTCGTCTCCCAGCTCGGCATCGAGACCGCACAGAACGCCATCGTCGAGCAGGGACGACAGAACCCTCAGCTCGTGCTCTACCTCATCCCGCTGGCCATCCTCGTGGTCGGACCGAGCGAGGAGCTGCTGTTCCGTGGTGCCATCCAGGGCGTTCTCCGGCGGGCGTACGCCCCGATTCCGGCCATCGTCATCGCGTCGTCGCTGTTCGGCGTCGCCCACGTCTTCGCGCTCTCGGGCTCGGGGACCGGCGTGCTGGTCTACATCGCTGTGACCTTCGTGCTGGGCTGTATCCTCGGGTTCGTCTACGAGCGGACGGACAACCTCGTCGTCCCCGCGCTCATCCACGGCGTCTACAACGCGATCCTGTTCTCGCTGCTGTACGTGCAGGTCAGCGGCGGAGTCTGA
- a CDS encoding glucose-6-phosphate isomerase, translating to MTDLTVDFGNALDVEATPGVSEEGLERLDERVATAHDTISTGMDEGEFGYASLNLPERTDAAAIESAVSDIDADHVLTVGIGGSALGAVTVSAALGLGDRHHTLDNVDPEETRRLLDSLPLDRTAVNVVSRSGTTAETLANFLVVRAALDEAGVDWTERTVVTTGEEGPLRAAASEYGLPALDVPEGVPGRFSALSAVGLVPAAILGGDIEGVLAGGAAGREALLDGGSLFEYPGYTYGAVAYALEGRGATVNAMLPYAESLEPFAEWFAQLWAESLGKDGLGQTPARALGATDQHSQLQLYRSGRHDKLVTMVRPRERADIDIPATDVEGMSYLGDATLGELLDAEFEATEASLAAADQPNVRVEVPRVDAAGIGRLLFDVEAACVLTGELMGVETFTQPAVEWGKRAARGLLGGGEFAEADAVAEKTSRVVGGE from the coding sequence ATGACCGACCTCACGGTGGACTTCGGGAACGCGCTTGATGTCGAGGCGACGCCGGGCGTGAGCGAGGAGGGCCTCGAGCGCCTGGACGAGCGCGTCGCGACGGCGCACGACACCATCTCGACCGGGATGGACGAGGGGGAGTTCGGCTACGCAAGCCTGAACCTGCCCGAGCGGACCGATGCGGCCGCTATCGAGTCAGCGGTCTCGGACATCGATGCCGACCACGTCCTCACCGTCGGTATCGGCGGGTCGGCGCTGGGCGCGGTCACCGTCTCGGCCGCGCTCGGCCTCGGCGACCGGCATCACACGCTCGACAACGTCGACCCCGAGGAGACGCGCCGGCTGCTCGATTCGCTCCCGCTGGACCGTACGGCGGTCAACGTCGTTTCGCGCTCCGGGACCACCGCCGAGACGCTGGCGAACTTCCTCGTCGTCCGGGCGGCGCTGGACGAGGCCGGTGTCGACTGGACCGAGCGGACGGTCGTGACGACGGGCGAGGAGGGTCCACTCCGGGCCGCAGCCAGCGAGTACGGCCTCCCCGCGCTCGACGTGCCCGAGGGCGTTCCCGGCCGGTTCTCCGCGCTTTCGGCAGTCGGGCTGGTCCCGGCGGCAATCCTCGGCGGCGACATCGAGGGGGTGCTGGCGGGCGGGGCCGCGGGTCGCGAGGCGCTGCTCGACGGGGGGTCGCTGTTCGAGTACCCCGGCTACACGTACGGCGCGGTGGCGTACGCGCTCGAAGGGCGCGGCGCGACCGTGAACGCGATGCTGCCGTATGCCGAGTCGCTGGAGCCGTTCGCGGAGTGGTTCGCCCAGCTCTGGGCCGAGTCGCTCGGGAAGGACGGCCTGGGGCAGACGCCCGCCCGGGCGCTCGGTGCGACCGACCAGCACTCCCAGCTCCAGCTCTACCGGAGCGGCCGCCACGACAAGCTCGTCACGATGGTCCGCCCGCGCGAGCGCGCCGATATCGACATCCCGGCGACGGATGTCGAGGGGATGTCCTACCTCGGCGATGCGACGCTGGGCGAGCTGCTGGACGCGGAGTTCGAGGCGACGGAGGCGTCACTGGCGGCGGCCGACCAGCCGAACGTCCGGGTGGAGGTTCCGCGGGTCGACGCGGCGGGCATCGGCCGGCTCCTGTTCGACGTCGAGGCGGCCTGTGTCCTCACGGGGGAACTCATGGGCGTGGAGACGTTCACCCAGCCCGCCGTCGAGTGGGGCAAGCGCGCGGCCCGGGGCCTGCTCGGCGGTGGCGAGTTCGCGGAGGCCGACGCGGTCGCCGAGAAGACCAGCCGCGTCGTCGGCGGGGAGTAG
- a CDS encoding mechanosensitive ion channel family protein, producing MTPIADFMMWLATLPRWQTLVVIVLASVLAARAVQVGGDALIRALTARIEGEVDDVALQTVHPALYLSALLAGAYFARAPLALDAALDADVAAVVVSALVLVWMATLVRLGRRVSRTITAAETTTAERSVVPVFQNVWSAGVIALSSFALLRVWNYDVTPLLASAGILGIVLGFAARDTIANFFGSIALYFDGTYKVGDYIVTENGDRGRVEDVSIRSTTIRTRDDVLVTLPNSVLNSARVINESGPKRERRIRIPVGIAYASDLDHVEETLLAVAAAESLVQERPSPRVRFREFGDSAIETELLVWVADPVLRGRATHLLLKAVHAGLRDADIGIPFPQREVHIVGDNPLGSPTGEGVTATVDADGGTDVAGHDVPGAD from the coding sequence ATGACTCCCATCGCCGACTTCATGATGTGGCTGGCGACGCTGCCGCGGTGGCAGACGCTCGTCGTCATCGTCCTCGCCTCCGTACTGGCCGCGCGGGCCGTCCAGGTGGGCGGCGACGCGCTCATCCGCGCGCTGACGGCGCGCATCGAGGGGGAAGTGGACGACGTTGCACTCCAGACGGTCCACCCTGCCCTCTACCTGAGCGCCCTGCTGGCCGGGGCCTACTTCGCACGGGCGCCGCTCGCACTCGACGCGGCGCTCGACGCCGACGTGGCCGCGGTCGTCGTCTCCGCGCTCGTCCTCGTCTGGATGGCCACGCTCGTCCGCCTCGGCCGCCGCGTCTCGAGGACCATCACGGCCGCCGAGACCACGACCGCCGAGCGCTCGGTCGTCCCCGTCTTCCAGAACGTCTGGTCCGCCGGTGTCATCGCCCTGTCGTCGTTCGCGCTCCTGCGTGTGTGGAACTACGACGTGACGCCGCTGCTGGCCTCGGCGGGGATTCTCGGCATCGTCCTCGGCTTCGCCGCCCGCGACACCATCGCGAACTTCTTCGGGAGCATCGCGCTCTACTTCGACGGCACGTACAAGGTCGGCGACTACATCGTCACCGAGAACGGCGACCGCGGCCGCGTCGAGGACGTCTCCATCCGCTCGACGACCATCCGGACCCGCGACGACGTGCTGGTGACGCTCCCCAACAGCGTCCTCAACTCCGCACGGGTCATCAACGAGTCCGGGCCGAAACGGGAGCGACGCATCCGCATCCCCGTCGGCATCGCCTACGCCTCGGACCTCGACCACGTCGAGGAGACGTTGCTCGCGGTGGCGGCCGCGGAGTCGCTGGTGCAGGAGCGCCCCTCGCCGCGGGTCCGGTTCCGCGAGTTCGGCGACAGCGCTATCGAGACAGAGCTACTCGTCTGGGTGGCCGACCCGGTCCTGCGCGGGCGGGCGACGCACCTGCTGCTGAAGGCGGTCCACGCCGGCCTCCGGGACGCCGACATCGGCATCCCGTTCCCACAGCGCGAGGTGCACATCGTGGGCGACAACCCGCTCGGCTCGCCCACCGGGGAGGGTGTGACGGCGACCGTCGATGCGGACGGGGGGACCGACGTCGCCGGCCACGACGTGCCCGGTGCGGACTGA
- a CDS encoding 30S ribosomal protein S19e produces the protein MATLYDVPTEEFIEALAERLTEDDTFDEPDWAAVAKTGVGRELPPEQDDFWQRRAASVFRKVAVDGPVGVQRLRTSYGDSKQGSTRYRVRPDQKTESSGKIVRTILQQLEDADYVQQEGSAGRAVTGDGRAFLSDVATDLLEDLDRPELERYA, from the coding sequence ATGGCGACACTCTACGACGTACCCACCGAGGAGTTCATCGAGGCCCTCGCGGAGCGACTGACCGAGGACGACACGTTCGACGAGCCCGACTGGGCGGCGGTCGCGAAGACCGGCGTCGGTCGCGAACTGCCCCCCGAGCAGGATGACTTCTGGCAGCGCCGCGCCGCCTCCGTCTTCCGGAAGGTCGCCGTCGACGGTCCCGTGGGCGTCCAGCGCCTCCGCACCAGCTACGGCGACTCGAAGCAGGGCTCGACGCGCTACCGTGTCCGCCCGGACCAGAAGACCGAGTCCTCGGGCAAGATCGTCCGCACCATCCTCCAGCAGCTCGAGGACGCCGACTACGTCCAGCAGGAGGGTAGCGCGGGCCGCGCCGTCACCGGTGACGGGCGCGCCTTCCTCAGCGATGTCGCGACCGACCTCCTCGAGGACCTCGACCGGCCGGAGCTGGAGCGCTACGCGTAG
- a CDS encoding lysylphosphatidylglycerol synthase transmembrane domain-containing protein — protein MMDVDLRATVVGFVGALVVLGALLAFVGVGRIVDALVRAEPGLLVGVLVAALAWLTAWGLALRTVLRVLGASLRAPVAVLVFTAATFANNVTPFGQAGGEPIAALFISRVADTEYETGLAAIASVDSLNFVPSITLATLGLAYFSTKVAFGRRLQFATVAVVGLALVIPVAGYYGWQNRYTVEQKVVGAFTPFIRGVGRVVPGLNPLDPDVIRERIEGFFHAIERVTSDRERLALALGLSTAGWLCQGASLYLALLAIGSPIDPEVVFVVIPVGAIAGITPLPGGLGGVEAVLIALLVALGVPAGAAAAGVLIHRMGTYFVPLLLGGGTATALGADGFLTRRATEGATGAAGAGGDDDDREP, from the coding sequence GTGATGGATGTCGACCTCCGTGCGACCGTCGTCGGCTTCGTGGGCGCACTCGTCGTCCTCGGGGCGCTGCTCGCGTTCGTCGGGGTCGGGCGAATCGTGGATGCGCTGGTCCGGGCCGAGCCCGGACTCCTCGTCGGCGTGCTGGTGGCGGCGCTGGCGTGGCTCACCGCGTGGGGACTTGCGCTGCGGACCGTCCTGCGTGTGCTGGGGGCGTCACTCCGCGCCCCCGTCGCGGTGCTGGTGTTCACGGCCGCCACCTTCGCCAACAACGTCACGCCGTTCGGACAGGCTGGTGGCGAGCCCATCGCGGCCCTGTTCATCTCTCGGGTGGCCGACACCGAGTACGAGACGGGGCTCGCGGCCATCGCCAGCGTCGACTCGCTCAACTTCGTCCCCTCGATAACGCTGGCGACGCTCGGGCTGGCGTACTTCTCGACGAAGGTCGCGTTCGGTCGCCGCCTGCAGTTCGCCACGGTCGCGGTGGTCGGCCTCGCGCTGGTCATCCCGGTGGCCGGCTACTACGGCTGGCAGAACCGCTACACGGTCGAGCAGAAGGTCGTGGGCGCGTTCACCCCGTTCATCCGGGGGGTGGGCCGGGTGGTGCCCGGGCTGAACCCGCTGGACCCGGACGTCATCCGCGAGCGCATCGAGGGCTTCTTCCACGCCATCGAGCGCGTCACGAGCGACCGCGAGCGACTCGCGCTCGCACTCGGGCTCTCGACGGCCGGCTGGCTCTGTCAGGGGGCCTCCCTCTACCTCGCGCTGCTGGCCATCGGCTCGCCCATCGACCCGGAGGTCGTGTTCGTGGTCATCCCGGTCGGCGCCATCGCCGGCATCACGCCGCTCCCCGGCGGCCTCGGCGGTGTCGAGGCAGTCCTCATCGCGCTGCTGGTGGCGCTGGGCGTCCCCGCGGGCGCGGCCGCCGCCGGCGTCCTCATCCACCGGATGGGGACCTACTTCGTCCCGCTCCTGCTGGGCGGTGGGACCGCGACTGCGCTCGGCGCCGACGGCTTCCTCACCCGGCGGGCCACCGAGGGCGCCACCGGCGCGGCCGGCGCGGGAGGGGACGATGACGACCGCGAGCCCTGA
- a CDS encoding SDR family oxidoreductase yields MVDTKTVLITGCSSGIGRATAYAFLDDDWQVYATARNTADIEKLGEEGCDINTLDVTDPEDIERVVERIIERDGRIDCLVNNAGYGQHGPLEDVSDDLLHRQFDVNVYGPHRLVRAVLPHMREREDGTIVNVSSVAGRLASPGMGAYSASKFALEGYSDALRNEVAPHGIDVSVVQPGPVKTKFRERVDEELDRYDRTDAYADIYEFQEDASLFGADSPVAVHPKDVARVILEAGVSPDPEPRYVVGGLADLMVKLRFLPDRVRDKIFGLIRKFA; encoded by the coding sequence ATGGTCGATACGAAGACGGTTCTCATCACGGGCTGTTCGTCCGGCATCGGACGAGCGACCGCCTACGCGTTCCTCGACGACGACTGGCAGGTGTACGCGACCGCCCGCAACACCGCGGATATCGAGAAACTCGGCGAGGAAGGGTGCGATATCAACACGCTCGACGTGACCGACCCGGAGGACATCGAGCGCGTGGTCGAGCGCATCATCGAGCGCGACGGCCGCATCGACTGCCTCGTCAACAACGCCGGCTACGGCCAGCACGGGCCGCTCGAGGACGTGAGCGACGACCTCCTGCACCGGCAGTTCGACGTGAACGTCTACGGCCCGCACCGCCTCGTCCGCGCGGTGCTGCCCCACATGCGCGAGCGCGAGGACGGCACCATCGTCAACGTCTCCTCGGTCGCGGGTCGGCTCGCCTCGCCCGGGATGGGTGCCTACTCCGCCTCGAAGTTCGCGCTGGAGGGCTACAGCGACGCGCTCCGCAACGAGGTCGCCCCGCACGGCATCGACGTGAGCGTCGTCCAGCCCGGTCCCGTGAAGACGAAGTTCCGCGAGCGCGTCGACGAGGAACTCGACCGCTACGACCGCACCGACGCCTACGCCGACATCTACGAGTTCCAGGAGGACGCCTCCCTGTTCGGTGCGGACTCGCCCGTCGCCGTCCATCCGAAGGACGTGGCCCGCGTCATCCTCGAGGCCGGCGTCTCCCCGGACCCCGAACCGCGCTACGTGGTCGGTGGCCTGGCCGACCTGATGGTGAAACTGCGATTTTTGCCGGACCGGGTTCGGGACAAGATTTTCGGGCTGATTCGGAAGTTCGCGTAG